One window of the Tachypleus tridentatus isolate NWPU-2018 chromosome 10, ASM421037v1, whole genome shotgun sequence genome contains the following:
- the LOC143228355 gene encoding uncharacterized protein LOC143228355, protein MSTDDISDITYVNVSNPISPLRADCLVTIYERKAFCKTEFNFILQTCKNIENTGVKVGGNIIFIGSVAAFDGYKLVSHLSQVSLKIVDLVRLQVPKENVFVEVVDLKNVKSLGLRMLDMKLPKTPLLHL, encoded by the exons atgagtaCTGATGATATCAGTGATATAACTTATGTGAATGTTTCAAATCCAATTTCCCCCTTAAGAGCTGACTGTCTAGTCACCATTTACGAAAGAAAAGCATTCTGTAAAACAGAATTCAATTTTATCCTACAG ACTtgcaaaaatattgaaaacactgGTGTTAAAGTGGgtggaaatattatttttataggtAGTGTAGCAGCTTTTGATGGATATAAATTAGTCAGCCATTTATCTCAGGTTTCACTGAAAATTGTGGACCTTGTACGTTTGCAG GTTCCAAAAGAAAATGTGTTTGTTGAAGTTGTGGACTTGAAGAATGTCAAAAGTCTTGGTTTAAGAATGTTG